From the genome of Colletotrichum higginsianum IMI 349063 chromosome 4, whole genome shotgun sequence, one region includes:
- a CDS encoding p450 monooxygenase encodes MAAVRDSFLDLEKHRLLLEDNIAKLQKALQHWQQWDAEYESLKEEIESVPQPASREDLARIRRDFEGEVVDKKEINDLFGRVDLKPAEQVVNLLSRRIEYVSKNIETLEKQLESAQQKHAAASVVSNPDVRDEDGLPITEIIEELDEEGNVVSSRLQRPGDSSAQLKEILAKAGVKDIPAGKPQEPEKVEAIVEDVTNEPLLGEPMAPAPAEHAAAVAKETELEATADDTVAIKKSVSFAEDTKPPTEPQVSRTAQRVEEIMQTAKQQEELGSQPPVLPENESEEDAFLRREMLKYGMEEVGAVVAELNLEEGSDDDEDWEYEYSDLEEDEEDKFGRSKTSVLDEGYHQRMLELEKRLGVKSRFTEKVEAETEESDDDQQGIGRIVVSQGDKGKAVEPVKSSPAPAASILRTASSSESDDGKKSVRFAQSLDIAAEKEAPAPAPAAPPSAPEPIVEPLSDIVERTGPSKQTVRPSRKTSRFKTQKAAPTVVDDGFVPMGPRDVPSRFLDQDRPTAPTGPEGKTLADAVIEKESKALDEDAYDDEFIDQDLADEYHRQRRNFIQKQGGFLQEDTSVVRPLDEADGGQRISKFKAARLSKQ; translated from the coding sequence ATGGCAGCAGTCCGAGACAGCTTTCTCGATCTCGAAAAGCATCGTTTGCTGCTCGAGGACAACATTGCCAAGCTGCAGAAGGCTTTGCAGCACTGGCAACAATGGGATGCAGAGTATGAGTCCTTGAAAGAGGAGATCGAGTCTGTCCCTCAGCCTGCCAGCCGAGAAGATCTAGCGCGCATTCGCAGAGACTttgagggcgaggtcgtcgacaaAAAGGAGATCAACGACTTATTCGGCCGGGTCGATCTCAAGCCAGCCGAGCAGGTCGTCAATCTGCTGTCGCGTCGCATCGAGTACGTGTCAAAGAACATCGAGACACTCGAAAAGCAGCTTGAGTCTGCCCAACAGAAACATGCCGCTGCCAGCGTCGTCAGCAATCCAGACGTCCGGGACGAGGATGGTCTTCCTATAACAGAGATcatcgaggagctcgatGAGGAGGGCAACGTTGTCTCTAGCCGGCTACAGCGGCCTGGCGACTCTAGCGCCCAGCTCAAGGAGATTCTGGCCAAGGCCGGTGTCAAAGACATACCTGCCGGGAAGCCTCAGGAACCCGAAAAGGTTGAGGCTATCGTCGAAGATGTCACCAATGAGCCTCTCCTTGGGGAGCCCATGGCACCTGCGCCCGCCGagcatgctgctgctgttgcaaAAGAgacggagctcgaggccacAGCAGACGACACTGTCGCCATCAAGAAGTCAGTTTCCTTCGCCGAGGACACTAAGCCGCCAACGGAGCCGCAAGTATCAAGGACCGCCCAGCGCGTGGAGGAAATCATGCAAACCGCCAAGCAGCAGGAAGAGCTCGGCAGCCAACCACCAGTCCTACCCGAGAACGAGTCTGAGGAAGATGCCTTTCTCCGTCGAGAGATGCTCAAGTACGGTATGGAAGAGGTCGGAGCAGTGGTGGCTGAGCTCAATCTCGAGGAAGGTtctgacgacgacgaggactggGAGTATGAGTACTCCGACCTtgaagaggacgaagaggacaaGTTTGGTCGATCCAAGACCAGCGTGCTCGACGAGGGATACCATCAGAGAATGTTGGAGCTCGAGAAACGGCTCGGAGTCAAGTCTCGCTTCACTGAAAAGGTCGAAGCAGAGACCGAGGAGTCGGATGATGATCAGCAAGGCATCGGCCGCATTGTGGTGAGCCAGGgcgacaagggcaaggcggTGGAGCCTGTCAAGTCATCACCTGCTCCCGCTGCGTCCATTCTACGcacggcttcgtcgagcgAGTCTGATGACGGCAAGAAGAGTGTTCGCTTTGCTCAAAGCCTGGACATTGCCGCTGAGAAAGAGGctccggcaccggcaccagCCGCGCCGCCATCAGCACCCGAACCCATCGTGGAGCCTCTGAGCGACATTGTTGAGCGCACTGGTCCCTCGAAGCAGACAGTTAGGCCCAGCCGGAAGACATCTCGTTTCAAGACACAGAAGGCCGCCCCTActgtcgtcgatgatggattCGTTCCGATGGGTCCGCGCGACGTGCCCTCACGGTTCCTCGACCAGGACAGGCCGACAGCCCCAACAGGTCCTGAGGGCAAGACGCTGGCTGATGCGGTCATCGAGAAGGAAAGCAAAGCtctcgacgaagacgcctATGATGACGAGTTCATCGATCAAGATCTCGCGGACGAGTATCATCGACAGAGGCGCAACTTCATTCAGAAGCAAGGCGGCTTCCTGCAGGAAGACACGTCTGTGGTCCGGCCCCTTGACGAAGCCGATGGTGGTCAGCGGATCAGCAAGTTCAAGGCTGCTCGACTTTCCAAGCAGTAG
- a CDS encoding ANTH domain-containing protein, whose protein sequence is MSSSFEKSVKGATKIKAAPPKTKYIEHILVATHAGEAGVAEVFRALQFRLRDSTWTVVFKSLITVHLMIREGSPDVTLSFLSNHPNTLAISSFTDAQTQGRNIRHYANYLAARSKAYRETKCDWVRTKESRLEKLSVDKGLLRETEILQSQISALLKCDVLEGEIENEITVTVFRLLVLDLLALFQALNQGMINILGTFFEMSKVDAERAMAIYRTFTKHTDFVVQYLSVARQYEHQTRVEVPKLKHAPVNLGRQLEEYLRDPDFEVNRRQYIVEQQAKKSGKGGTSKSSSSAFDSKPAPAVTDHFPNTNGSTNGLSQPKAETTKGPAPDLIDFFESIEQNQTPMAPNVQQHQQQQQQQQQQEQMPMQTGFAANSPFQPQPTGFQQNGFAPQQTGFAPQQTGFAPQQTGFGTNPYQPQSTNPFGQPQQQPQQQQAPQPLQPSFTGAGFGGFTPQPSFQPGTLGSIPQESVASFPTGNTGMLSPQAGQQITNPFRASMLMAQQTGMSTNTAFSNPTGPNPQRQSTNPFARSSPQAQQPFSPAPSNSPFQSQTHQQQQLPTLAPLQPMMTGTNPFAKNFTGQQQRPATSSGALAPQPTGTTNPFRQGAFVNHQTGMGWQNNQQPIGGGLDNVETVPVFPRPIQQSPWQT, encoded by the exons ATGTCGAGCTCCTTTGAGAAATCCGTGAAGGGGGCCACAAAGATAAAG GCCGCGCCGCCCAAGACGAAATACATCGAACACATCCTTGTTGCGACACACGCCGGCGAGGCTGGCGTGGCCGAGGTCTTCCGCGCCCTGCAGTTCCGCCTTCGAGACTCGACATGGACCGTCGTCTTCAAGAGCTTGATCACCGTCCACCTAATGATCCGTGAAGGCTCCCCCGACGTCACACTCTCCTTCCTGTCAAACCACCCGAATACTCTTGCTATCAGCAGCTTTACCGATG CCCAGACTCAAGGTCGGAATATCCGCCATTATGCCAACTATCTCGCGGCGAGATCCAAGGCCTACCGTGAAACAAAGTGCGATTGGGTCCGGACCAAAGAATCGAGGTTGGAGAAGCTCTCAGTGGACAAGGGCCTCCTCCGAGAGACGGAAATCCTCCAGTCTCAGATTTCGGCACTGTTGAAATGCGAT GTGCTTGAGGGCGAAATCGAAAATGAAATCACCGTTACCGTTTTCaggctgctggtgctggacCTCCTGGCTCTCTTCCAGGCTTTGAACCAGGGAATGATCAATATCCTCG GTACCTTCTTCGAAATGTccaaggtcgacgccgaaAGGGCCATGGCAATCTATCGCACTTTCACGAAGCATACAGACTTCGTCGTTCAATATCTCAGCGTTGCGCGGCAATATGAGCATCAAACGAGGGTCGAGGTCCCCAAGCTGAAGCACGCCCCGGTAAACTTGGGCCGACAACTAGAGGAGTATCTACGGGACCCGGACTTCGAAGTCAACCGGAGGCAGTACATTGTCGAGCAACAAGCAAAGAAAAGTGGGAAGGGAGGGACTTCAAAATCGTCGAGCAGCGCCTTCGACTCGAAGCCGGCACCGGCAGTGACCGACCATTTCCCGAACACCAATGGAAGCACCAATGGGCTGTCGCAGCCGAAGGCTGAGACCACCAAGGGGCCTGCGCCGGACTTGATCGACTTCTTCGAATCGATCGAGCAGAACCAGACACCGATGGCTCCGAATGTCCAGcaacatcagcagcagcagcagcagcagcagcaacaggagCAAATGCCTATGCAGACGGGTTTTGCAGCCAACAGTCCGTTCCAGCCGCAACCTACTGGCTTTCAACAGAATGGCTTCGCGCCACAGCAAACCGGCTTCGCGCCACAGCAAACCGGCTTCGCGCCGCAACAAACAGGCTTTGGGACGAACCCCTACCAACCGCAGAGCACAAATCCGTTTGGCCAGCCGCAACAGCagcctcagcagcagcaagcacCACAACCGCTGCAACCCAGCTTTACCGGAGCTGGGTTTGGCGGATTTACGCCCCAACCGAGCTTCCAGCCAGGCACACTCGGCTCAATACCTCAAGAATCAGTGGCGAGCTTCCCGACGGGTAACACGGGCATGCTGAGTCCCCAGGCCGGACAGCAAATCACCAATCCCTTCCGGGCATCCATGCTGATGGCCCAGCAAACGGGCATGTCTACCAATACTGCCTTCTCCAACCCGACCGGTCCGAACCCGCAAAGGCAGTCCACCAACCCCTTCGCCAGGTCCTCGCCACAAGCGCAGCAACCGTTCTCACCCGCCCCTAGTAATTCACCTTTCCAATCGCAGACgcatcaacagcagcagctcccAACACTTGCTCCACTACAACCCATGATGACGGGTACCAATCCCTTTGCGAAGAATTTCACCGGCCAACAGCAACGGCCCGCCACTAGTTCTGGCGCCCTTGCTCCGCAACCCACAGGGACCACAAACCCCTTCCGTCAGGGCGCGTTTGTCAACCACCAGACCGGTATGGGCTGGCAAAATAATCAACAACCCATTGGTGGCGGTCTGGACAATGTCGAAACGGTGCCCGTCTTCCCTCGGCCCATCCAGCAGAGCCCGTGGCAGACATAA
- a CDS encoding Zinc finger ccch type domain containing protein, which translates to MAAVAPRPETTHILNHAPTATSFSFTPFLRQTYRHELSSDRPQCKSFLAGHCPLGASCPDRHASSTSSNPSGGPSLVCKHWLRGLCKKGESCEFLHEYNLRKMPECNFFMRNGYCSNGEECLYLHIDPQSKLPPCPHYDKGFCPLGPRCSKKHVRRKLCAYYLVGFCPEGPGCKYGAHPRWRTDLEKPSAKVEGEDEPKRDGEREDGESFQQQRDRQRDMHDDRGHGDRRHGGRGGKWRDRGNRRFRGRGH; encoded by the coding sequence ATGGCAGCTGTTGCGCCCCGGCCGGAAACAACCCACATCCTCAATCACgccccgacggcgacgtcgttcTCCTTCACACCGTTCCTCCGCCAGACCTACCGCCACGAGCTCTCGTCGGACCGCCCGCAATGCAAGTCGTTCCTCGCAGGCCACTGCCCCCTCGGCGCCTCCTGCCCCGATCGCCacgcgtcgtcgacgtcgtcaaaCCCGTCGGGCGGGCCCTCGCTCGTCTGTAAGCACTGGCTCCGCGGCCTTTGCAAGAAGGGTGAGTCCTGCGAGTTCCTGCACGAGTACAACCTGCGCAAGATGCCCGAGTGCAACTTCTTCATGCGCAACGGCTACTGCTCCAACGGCGAGGAGTGCCTGTACCTTCACATCGACCCCCAGTCCAAGCTGCCGCCCTGTCCGCACTACGACAAGGGCTTCTGCCCGTTGGGCCCGCGCTGCAGCAAGAAGCACGTCCGGAGGAAGCTGTGCGCGTACTACCTGGTCGGATTCTGCCCCGAGGGGCCCGGCTGCAAGTACGGCGCGCACCCGCGGTGGAGGACAGACCTGGAGAAGCCGAgcgccaaggtcgagggcgaggacgagcccaAGAGGGACGGGGAGAGGGAAGACGGCGAATCgttccagcagcagcgcgatAGACAGAGGGACATGCACGACGACCGCGGACATGGGGACCGGAGGCACGGCGGCCGTGGAGGCAAGTGGCGCGATCGGGGTAACAGGAGGTTCCGCGGCCGTGGTCACTGA
- a CDS encoding Udp-glucosyl transferase family protein, producing MNTNADKLLPITSSATSHQGGQVATGNGKRYITRVHSFGPALPDEDAEERYILMMQLRSSDDVGSIMESKLHMFIADFFVEDMMIEIDVPTVFKLPQVPYLMAPKSYTPSQPGFRVDLTPTSEKASMVEHRV from the exons ATGAACACCAATGCTGACAAATTGTTGCCCATAACTTCTAGTGCAACCTCACACCAGGGTGGTCAAGTTGCCACTGGCAATGGAAAGAGGTACATCACTCGCGTCCATAGCTTCGGCCCCGCCCTTCCTGACGAAGATGCCGAAGAACGATACATCCTCATGATGCAATTGCGGTCCAGCGACGACGTTGGCTCCATCATGGAATCCAA GCTGCACATGTTCATCgccgacttcttcgtcgaggACATGATGATTGAGATCGACGTCCCAACTGTTTTCAAGTTGCCGCAGGTGCCCTATCTCATGGCGCCTAAGAGTTACACACCGAGCCAGCCGGGCTTCCGGGTTGACTTGACTCCGACGTCGGAAAAGGCTTCCATGGTCGAGCATAGGGTGTGA
- a CDS encoding CDK-activating kinase assembly factor MAT1 yields the protein MATRRASNSASAAPTSTNDICPVCKTMRYLNKDLEFLINPECYHPMCANCVARIFSDGPNQCPYAGCHKTLRKKGFKSAYFGDLAVEREVDIRRRVAAVLNKVEDDFETLQDYNGYLEWVETLTFDIISGTDAEKKAAEARLIEWEQAHKAEIERNRRLAKESEAERVARFEAEREEARRRRLEAMQEDAAEKHNEQRMREEMLNGLASSDAGEAKQTLNRVLLKKRGQNRLNAAIGSLSDATSAPGLSIRGLKQQKKRVVEENAPYDPFGGLKLDMERYTMRPSDEYRSHWVDGARKKEDIIVGGYSTDEYLSRAMFEAFSGLAVFIEDEKGPEKVATAEAAQVAATGQTTNVMEVDDVF from the coding sequence ATGGCAACTCGCCGCGCCTCCAACTCCGCCTCCGCGGCGCCCACCTCGACAAACGATATCTGCCCCGTCTGTAAGACGATGCGCTACCTCAACAAGGACCTCGAGTTTCTCATCAACCCGGAGTGCTACCACCCCATGTGCGCCAACTGCGTCGCCCGCATCTTCTCCGACGGGCCCAACCAGTGCCCCTACGCTGGCTGCCACAAGACGCTGCGCAAGAAGGGCTTCAAGTCAGCCTACTTTGGCgatctcgccgtcgagcgcgAGGTAGacatccgccgccgcgtcgccgcgGTCCTCAacaaggtcgaggacgacttCGAGACCCTTCAGGACTACAACGGCTACCTCGAGTGGGTCGAGACCCTCACCTTCGACATCATCTCGggcaccgacgccgagaagaaggccgccgaggcccgccTCATCGAGTGGGAGCAGGCCCAcaaggccgagatcgagcgcAACCGCCGCCTGGCCAAGGAGTCCGAAGCAGAGCGCGTCGCCCGCTTCGAGGCCGAAAGAGAGgaggcccgccgccgccgcctcgaggccatgcaggaggacgccgccgagaagcaTAACGAGCAGCGCATGCGCGAGGAGATGCTCAACGGCCTCGCAAGcagcgacgccggcgaggccaaACAGACGCTGAACCGCGTCCTGCTCAAGAAGCGCGGCCAGAACCGCCTCAACGCCGCTATCGGCTCCCTGTCAGACGCCACAAGCGCCCCGGGACTGTCGATCCGCGGCCTCAAGCAGCAAAAGAAGCGCGTTGTCGAGGAGAACGCGCCCTATGACCCCTTTGGCGGACTCAAGCTCGATATGGAGAGGTACACGATGAGACCGTCGGACGAGTACCGCAGCCACTGGGTCGACGGGGCgagaaagaaggaagacaTCATCGTGGGAGGTTACAGTACCGACGAGTACCTCAGTCGGGCCATGTTCGAGGCCTTTTCCGGCTTGGCTGTATTtatcgaggacgagaaggggCCTGAAAAGGTCGCCACCGCTGAAGCCGCGCAGGTGGCGGCTACAGGTCAGACAACGAACGTGATGGAGGTGGATGACGTCTTCTAG
- a CDS encoding Glycosyl hydrolase family 31, whose amino-acid sequence MAPNDWFNRREWEGIRGDNATAFWTTSIWWIATSIVLVQCLWMLYFRRSLKQQFEKGEKRRSMFARAPLLLPAAAVMALCTMARVADLGRPSAPQYLASTSIASSTSQFTVPASANEGALLIPNIEDPESTDPQSVCPGYTASHIQTTSYGFTADLDLAGSACNVYGNDVEALSLVVEYLATDRLHVQVLPRYIGTRNSTWFILPGELIPKPAADGKASSDGSNSDLEFKWANEPTFGFNVSRKSTGDVLFTTAGTKLVFEDQFFEFASPLPKNYNLYGLGEVIHGFKLNNNLTRTLYAADVGDPIDGNIYGSHPVYLDTRYYQVNSDTKEAVYVANATDKNAEYTSYTHGVFLRNSHAQEVLLRESNITWRGLGGTIDLYFYAGPTADAVMKSYQKTTVGLPAMQQYWTFGFHQCRWGYTSWDNLQEVTDDFAKFKIPLETIWADIDYMNQYRDFENDANSWSYEDAARVLGSLHKNGQHFVPIVDSAIYSPNSENASDAYPTYDRGADADAFMLNPDGSLYIGAVWPGYTVFPDWIGAVLNGSRTFEWWKTELVTWFDKVAFDGIWIDMSEVSSFCVGSCGSDNLTLNPAHPPFLLPGEPGNEVLEYPEGFDRTNGTEAASVSSLSSSLAAARTATAAIPSSSLYTTTSYLRTTPTPGVRNVNYPPYVINNIQGDLAVHAVSPNATHHGGTQEYDFHNLFGHQILNATYQALLSVLPGKRPFIIGRSTFAGSGKWAGHWGGDNASLWAYMFFSIPQALAFSIFGVPMFGVDTCGFSGNTDMELCARWMQLSAFFPFYRNHNVIGAIPQEPYRWAAVADASRAAMAIRYALLPYVYTAFYRAHKQGDTVMKALAWEFADEPWLAGADRQFLLGPAVMVTPCLEQGASTVDGVFPGVGQGTVWYDWYNQSAITGVSTGQNVTIDAPLGHIPVYVRGGYVIPTQEPGLTTAESRSNPWGLLVALDDKGTAKGSLYVDDGESVEQEATLTVELSASENSLKATPSGEFRDSNSLGTVTVMGVQGDVSAVTLDGRDLDSASWTFNSTTRALHIHGLKSRTSEGAWSSARELVWS is encoded by the exons ATGGCGCCAAACGACTGGTTCAATCGGCGGGAATGGGAGGGAATAAGAGGAGACAACGCGACGGCGTTCTGGACGACCTCGATCTGGTGGATTGCCACATCCATCGTCCTCGTACAGTGTCTCTGGATGCTGTACTTCCGCCGCTCGCTCAAACAGCAATTCGAGAAAGGAGAGAAGCGGCGCAGCATGTTCGCCCGCGcacccctcctcctgccGGCAGCCGCCGTCATGGCGCTCTGCACGATGGCAAGAGTCGCGGATCTCGGACGGCCGTCTGCACCACAGTACCTGGCCTCAACGTCCATCGCCAGCAGCACTTCTCAGTTCACAGTTCCCGCATCAGCAAACGAGGGTGCTCTTCTCATCCCCAACATCGAGGATCCCGAGTCAACGGACCCGCAGAGTGTCTGTCCGGGATACACGGCTTCGCACATCCAGACGACTTCTTATGGATTCACGGCTGACCTCGATCTGGCCGGCTCAGCTTGCAATGTGTATGggaacgacgtcgaggctCTATCCCTCGTCGTTGAGTACCTGGCAACGGACCGTCTTCATGTCCAGGTTCTGCCGCGGTACATCGGTACCCGTAATTCCACTTGGTTCATCCTCCCCGGAGAGCTCATCCCGAAACCCGCTGCGGACGGTAAGGCGAGTTCCGACGGCTCAAACAGCGATCTTGAGTTCAAGTGGGCGAACGAGCCGACGTTCGGGTTTAACGTCTCGAGAAAAAGCACCGGTGACGTTTTGTTCACGACTGCCGGGACGAAGCTGGTGTTTGAGGACCAGTTCTTCGAGTTCGCTTCACCGCTTCCCAAAAATTACAATCTATACGGGCTTGGCGAAGTCATCCATGGCTTCAAGCTCAATAATAACCTTACTC GAACCCTCTATGCTGCTGATGTCGGGGATCCCATTGATGGAAACATCTACGGTTCTCACCCTGTTTATCTCGACACGCGCTACTACCAAGTCAATTCCGATACAAAAGAGGCTGTCTACGTTGCAAATGCCACGGACAAGAACGCAGAGTACACGTCGTACACCCATGGCGTCTTCCTGCGTAATTCTCATGCACAAGAGGTCCTCCTGCGTGAATCCAACATCACCTGGAGGGGACTTGGCGGAACCATTGACCTGTACTTCTACGCCGGTCCGACGGCGGATGCCGTGATGAAATCTTACCAGAAGACCACTGTCGGGTTGCCCGCGATGCAGCAGTACTGGACCTTTGGCTTCCATCAGTGCCGATGGGGCTATACGAGCTGGGACAACTTGCAAGAGGTTACCGACGACTTTGCCAAGTTTAAGATCCCTCTGGAGACGATTTGGG CCGACATCGATTACATGAACCAATACCGGGATTTCGAGAACGATGCAAACTCGTGGAGCTACGAGGACGCCGCTCGCGTTCTGGGCAGCCTACACAAGAACGGGCAGCATTTCGTGCCCATCGTCGACTCGGCAATCTACTCACCCAACTCCGAAAATGCCAGTGACGCTTATCCGACATACGACCGCGGGGCCGATGCAGACGCTTTCATGCTCAACCCCGACGGGTCCCTCTACATCGGCGCAGTCTGGCCAGGCTATACCGTGTTCCCCGACTGGATCGGTGCCGTGCTTAACGGTAGTAGGACCTTCGAGTGGTGGAAGACGGAGTTGGTGACCTGGTTTGACAAGGTGGCCTTCGATGGCATCTGGATTGACATGTCCGAGGTTTCGTCCTTCTGCGTCGGTAGCTGTGGCAGCGACAATCTCACTCTCAACCCTGCACACCCCCCTTTCTTACTCCCTGGTGAGCCCGGCAACGAAGTCCTCGAATATCCCGAAGGCTTCGACAGGACAAACGGTACCGAGGCCGCCTCGGTATCGTCTCTCTCGTCGTCTCTCGCCGCAGCGAGgaccgccaccgccgctaTCCCTTCGTCATCCCTGTACACGACAACCTCATACCTACGCACCACACCGACCCCGGGTGTCCGTAACGTCAACTATCCACCCTATGTAATCAACAACATCCAGGGCGACCTCGCCGTGCACGCCGTCTCGCCCAACGCGACCCACCACGGCGGCACCCAGGAGTACGACTTTCACAACCTCTTCGGCCACCAGATCCTCAACGCGACCTACCAGGCACTTCTCTCCGTCTTACCCGGGAAACGACCCTTCATCATAGGCCGCTCGACCTTCGCCGGGTCCGGCAAGTGGGCCGGGCACTGGGGCGGCGACAACGCCTCGCTCTGGGCGTATATGTTCTTCTCGATCCCGCAGGCGCTCGCCTTCAGCATCTTCGGCGTGCCCATGTTCGGCGTCGACACGTGCGGCTTCAGCGGCAATACGGACATGGAACTGTGCGCACGTTGGATGCAGCTCAGCGCCTTCTTCCCATTCTACCGGAACCACAACGTGATTGGGGCGATCCCACAGGAGCCGTACCGGTGGgccgctgtcgccgacgcctcgcgggcggcgatggcgattCGGTACGCGTTGCTGCCGTACGTGTACACCGCGTTCTACAGGGCGCACAAGCAGGGCGATACGGTCATGAAGGCGTTGGCGTGGGAGTTTGCGGACGAGCCGTGGCTTGCCGGCGCAGACAGGCAGTTCCTCCTCGGGCCGGCCGTCATGGTCACGCCTTGCCTCGAGCAAGGGGCCAGCActgtcgacggcgtcttcccCGGCGTCGGTCAGGGTACCGTGTGGTATGATTGGTACAACCAGTCTGCGATCACGGGCGTCTCAACCGGGCAAAACGTAACTATCGACGCGCCCCTGGGGCATATACCGGTGTACGTCCGCGGTGGCTACGTTATCCCGACCCAGGAGCCGGGCctgacgacggccgagagCAGATCCAACCCGTGGGGCTTACTGGTCGCGCTCGATGACAAGGGTACCGCCAAGGGCAGTCTTTacgtggacgacggcgagagcGTGGAGCAGGAGGCCACGCTTACGGTGGAG CTCTCTGCATCGGAGAATTCGCTGAAGGCCACCCCATCTGGCGAGTTCAGAGACTCCAACTCTCTCGGGACCGTGACGGTTATGGGCGTCCAGGGTGATGTTTCGGCTGTGACGCTTGATGGACGGGATCTCGACAGCGCAAGTTGGACCTTCAACTCGACCACCCGCGCGCTTCATATTCATGGTCTAAAGTCCCGTACGTCCGAAGGCGCGTGGTCATCGGCACGGGAGCTCGTCTGGTCTTGA